Proteins encoded in a region of the Anaerobacillus sp. CMMVII genome:
- a CDS encoding family 43 glycosylhydrolase: protein MIRQGLNPYLPSWEYIPDGEPHVFNDRVYVYGSHDRFNGHVYCLNDYVCWSAPVDDLSDWKYEGVIYLKTDDPLNQTGHMCLYAPDVTLGPDGRYYLYYVLDKVSIVSVAVCDTPAGKYQFYGYVKYADGTRLGEREGDEPQFDPGVLTEGEKTYLYTGFCAIGDQSRKGTMATVLGPDMLTILEEPVFIAPSEPYSEGSSFEGHEFFEAPSMRKIGDTYYFIYSSIVFHELCYATSKSPTEGFVYKGVIVSNNDLHIDTYKPADKPMFYGGNNHGSIVEINNKWYIFYHRHTNGSNFCRQGCMEPIEILNDGTIPQVEMTSCGPNGGALIGRGEYPAYLACNLFYRVEEKYSGDVWMDSHFPKITQDGKDGDEEIGYIANMLDSATVGFKYFDCKDIKTIKIKVRGYCNGAFEVKTSWDGQALAKIPVEFTNVWTEYTSVITIPDGIHALYFTYTGNGRASLASFSLE from the coding sequence ATGATCAGACAAGGGCTAAATCCTTACCTTCCTTCATGGGAGTATATCCCAGACGGAGAACCACATGTTTTTAACGACAGAGTCTATGTTTATGGCTCACATGACCGATTTAATGGTCATGTATATTGCTTAAATGATTATGTATGTTGGTCTGCACCTGTTGATGATTTGTCTGACTGGAAGTATGAAGGTGTCATTTATTTGAAAACAGATGATCCATTAAATCAGACTGGACATATGTGCTTGTATGCTCCTGATGTTACACTTGGTCCAGATGGAAGATATTACTTGTACTATGTATTAGACAAAGTATCAATTGTTTCAGTGGCCGTTTGTGATACGCCAGCAGGAAAGTATCAATTTTATGGATACGTAAAATATGCTGATGGTACTCGTCTAGGGGAAAGAGAGGGTGATGAACCACAGTTTGATCCTGGAGTATTGACTGAAGGGGAAAAAACATATCTATATACTGGATTTTGTGCGATTGGAGACCAGTCGAGAAAAGGGACTATGGCAACAGTACTTGGCCCGGATATGCTTACAATTCTAGAAGAGCCGGTGTTTATTGCTCCGAGTGAACCTTATAGTGAGGGAAGTAGTTTTGAAGGGCATGAGTTCTTTGAAGCGCCTTCTATGAGGAAGATCGGCGATACCTATTATTTTATTTATTCCTCTATCGTTTTCCATGAACTTTGTTATGCTACGAGCAAAAGCCCTACGGAAGGTTTTGTATATAAGGGGGTCATTGTGAGCAATAATGATCTTCACATTGACACATATAAACCTGCCGACAAACCGATGTTTTACGGCGGAAATAACCATGGTAGTATCGTCGAAATAAATAATAAATGGTATATCTTTTATCATCGACATACTAATGGATCTAACTTCTGCCGCCAAGGATGTATGGAACCAATTGAAATATTAAACGATGGGACAATTCCACAAGTAGAGATGACTTCATGTGGTCCGAACGGCGGAGCACTAATAGGCCGTGGAGAGTATCCAGCCTACCTGGCATGCAATTTGTTCTACCGTGTAGAGGAAAAGTACTCAGGAGATGTATGGATGGATAGTCATTTCCCTAAGATTACTCAGGATGGAAAAGATGGGGATGAGGAAATAGGCTATATTGCCAATATGCTAGATTCTGCTACAGTTGGATTTAAGTATTTCGACTGTAAGGATATAAAGACGATTAAAATTAAAGTTAGAGGATATTGCAATGGTGCTTTTGAGGTAAAGACTTCATGGGATGGTCAAGCACTGGCTAAAATCCCGGTTGAATTTACAAATGTATGGACGGAATATACTTCTGTGATTACAATTCCAGATGGAATACATGCTTTGTATTTTACGTATACCGGAAACGGTAGAGCTAGTTTAGCTTCTTTTTCATTGGAATAA
- a CDS encoding LysR family transcriptional regulator: MKQDFSTTSPTLLSSSKEVNGCTQNSTIVWSSLKGTTLLSLPSSNSPFSKYSRAAYFSHQYFKAVFGAGFAVSRQIEALEKHFKLPLFYRTKKKVELTDAGRQLLNYAIQIISLANQAEKALSSLTNLESGELSVGCGTTIGTFVISNLVIDFQKKIQI; encoded by the coding sequence GTGAAACAAGATTTTTCAACAACCTCTCCCACACTCTTGTCATCCTCTAAAGAAGTTAATGGCTGTACCCAAAATTCCACTATCGTCTGGTCTTCACTAAAGGGCACTACTTTATTAAGTTTACCTAGCTCTAACTCTCCATTTTCAAAGTACTCTAGAGCTGCATACTTTAGCCACCAATATTTTAAGGCTGTCTTTGGAGCTGGTTTTGCTGTTTCACGTCAAATCGAAGCCTTAGAAAAACACTTTAAGTTACCTTTATTTTATCGGACGAAGAAAAAAGTTGAGTTAACGGATGCTGGCAGACAGCTTCTTAACTATGCCATACAGATCATCTCATTAGCTAATCAAGCCGAAAAGGCACTATCTTCACTTACGAATTTAGAAAGTGGTGAGCTATCTGTAGGTTGCGGGACTACGATTGGTACTTTCGTTATTTCAAATCTTGTTATAGACTTTCAAAAAAAAATCCAAATATAA
- a CDS encoding serine hydrolase: MNHLQEKLQPLLRSFVERGPVGCALAVHREGERLFEDYVGYADLETKKEITSDTIYRIYSMTKVVTCTAALMLYEKGLFLLNDPLEEYLPEFKNPLVYRETESGEIYTTKASRSITVKDLFTMTSGLTYPGEGNETERHVARVLMEIDQRGEKRTTRQLSQTLASIPLAFDPGTRWHYGLSHDVLGALIEVLTGKRFGEFLKEEIFEPLKMEDTFFRIPESKKDRLCSFYNRDDQAKFIKNTTMDSNIQADAKFESGGGGLLSTLHDYSRFAQMLANGGTLDGERIIGRKTIDLMATDHLRPENRENYNWNYLSGYGYGLGIRVMVDQALGGANSSLGEFGWSGLLGTWVSIDPKEKVSAVYMQQMLPNLEGYHQPRLRSVIYGAL, translated from the coding sequence GATTATGTCGGATATGCAGATCTTGAAACGAAAAAGGAAATTACAAGCGATACGATTTACCGTATTTATTCGATGACAAAGGTTGTTACCTGTACAGCAGCACTCATGTTATATGAGAAAGGACTGTTTTTACTCAATGATCCATTAGAAGAATATTTGCCTGAATTCAAAAATCCACTTGTGTATCGGGAAACTGAGTCAGGAGAAATTTACACCACTAAAGCATCAAGGTCAATAACGGTAAAAGATTTATTTACAATGACTTCAGGGTTAACGTATCCTGGAGAAGGGAATGAAACCGAACGTCATGTGGCGAGAGTTCTAATGGAAATAGACCAAAGAGGGGAAAAAAGGACAACTCGTCAATTATCTCAGACTTTAGCTAGCATCCCATTAGCCTTTGATCCCGGAACGAGATGGCATTATGGATTAAGTCATGATGTGCTAGGAGCGTTAATTGAGGTGCTAACCGGTAAAAGATTTGGGGAATTTTTAAAGGAAGAGATTTTTGAACCTTTGAAAATGGAGGATACCTTTTTCCGCATTCCAGAATCAAAAAAGGATCGTCTTTGCTCCTTCTATAATCGTGATGATCAAGCGAAATTTATAAAGAACACAACAATGGATAGTAATATTCAAGCCGATGCGAAATTTGAGAGTGGCGGTGGTGGTTTACTGTCTACACTTCATGATTACAGTCGCTTTGCTCAAATGCTGGCAAATGGCGGGACACTTGATGGTGAGCGAATCATTGGAAGAAAGACAATCGATTTAATGGCAACGGATCATCTTCGCCCAGAAAATCGTGAAAACTATAATTGGAATTATCTCTCAGGGTACGGCTATGGCTTAGGTATAAGAGTCATGGTTGATCAGGCATTAGGCGGGGCGAATAGTTCACTTGGAGAATTTGGTTGGTCAGGTTTGTTAGGTACATGGGTGTCTATTGACCCAAAAGAAAAAGTCTCAGCTGTCTATATGCAGCAAATGTTACCTAACCTAGAAGGCTATCACCAACCGAGATTGCGTTCTGTCATCTATGGTGCACTTTAA
- a CDS encoding sensor histidine kinase — protein MESLLINILFVLLPILIFQIFYINIDSKYKNIILATVFSFSIIICMNFPISNYQGHLFDLRYIPFVLGALYGGKKVAIFLYVVFLVYRFYLGGAGIYIAFFDSTLLLIILLFLLIPKYHTYSLRTKISGTMALLGLVAIISLITCQTLFGFIFHAPFIFLSTFVVAQTLTMGLSVYFLEYLITIDTMKKQLYHNEKLKSLSEMAASISHEVRNPLTVTRGFIQLLKSPGIDDEKKNSYLDLSLQELDRAESIISDYLTFAKPHENIELELLNVTDEVNYVVNVMQPYALMQNVSIKKELFSNESYILGNKRQLHQCLINLSKNAIEAIQNGGKLEFKVNKENEKVLIQLTDTGVGMSSEQIARLGVPFFTNKEKGTGLGTMVAFSIVKAMKGEIKVNSKMNEGTTFTISIPEDKGTSTVF, from the coding sequence TTGGAAAGTCTACTTATTAATATCCTTTTTGTTCTATTACCAATCTTAATTTTCCAAATCTTTTACATCAATATAGACTCAAAGTACAAAAACATCATCCTAGCTACCGTTTTTAGTTTCTCAATTATCATATGTATGAATTTCCCAATTTCAAACTATCAAGGCCATTTATTTGATCTAAGGTACATTCCATTTGTATTAGGAGCCCTTTATGGAGGAAAAAAGGTTGCTATTTTCCTTTATGTTGTATTCTTAGTTTACCGATTTTATTTAGGCGGCGCAGGTATTTATATTGCCTTCTTTGATAGTACTTTATTATTGATTATTCTACTATTTTTATTAATACCAAAATATCATACATATTCTCTCAGAACAAAAATTAGCGGTACGATGGCTTTGCTTGGACTAGTTGCTATTATTAGCTTAATTACTTGTCAGACATTATTTGGTTTTATCTTTCACGCTCCATTTATTTTTTTATCTACCTTTGTTGTAGCACAAACTTTAACAATGGGACTTTCTGTTTATTTTCTTGAGTACTTAATTACAATTGACACAATGAAAAAGCAACTATATCATAATGAAAAATTAAAAAGCCTTAGTGAAATGGCGGCTAGCATCTCTCACGAAGTTCGAAATCCGTTAACAGTTACAAGAGGATTTATCCAACTACTCAAGAGTCCAGGAATTGATGATGAGAAGAAAAATTCCTATTTAGACTTGTCCCTTCAAGAATTGGACCGTGCAGAATCGATCATTTCAGATTATCTTACTTTTGCAAAACCGCATGAGAATATTGAACTTGAATTATTAAATGTTACCGATGAAGTGAACTATGTTGTGAATGTGATGCAGCCCTATGCATTAATGCAAAATGTCTCTATTAAAAAAGAATTGTTCAGTAATGAGAGCTATATCTTAGGAAACAAAAGACAACTCCATCAATGCTTAATTAATTTGTCAAAAAATGCTATTGAGGCCATTCAAAACGGTGGAAAGCTAGAGTTTAAAGTAAACAAAGAAAATGAAAAAGTACTTATACAGCTGACAGATACTGGAGTAGGAATGTCTTCGGAGCAAATTGCCCGTTTAGGAGTTCCTTTTTTCACAAATAAAGAAAAAGGTACTGGTTTAGGAACCATGGTCGCTTTTAGTATTGTGAAAGCAATGAAAGGAGAAATAAAGGTAAATAGCAAAATGAACGAAGGAACGACATTCACTATTTCGATCCCAGAAGACAAGGGGACGAGTACAGTGTTCTAA
- a CDS encoding CPBP family intramembrane glutamic endopeptidase gives MKHQDSSVQRQIESESHNVRDQLSMRKVLLLIFLPTSILTIVYLLVGHVMGDTLPTILIFLLLAMIILFPIQLFVVVQSSKKEYGSYSLKSAFSNHQKLKWWKVLLYASFLWGFAGLMSVTIAPLEVMLFAPISEQMFNILPPYFDWVNIDYGQNYSRNILLLTCVIIFILNVFIGPIVEELFFRGYLTSKMSRFKNYTPLIVTVLFSLYHLWLPFNNLFRIIAFFPAFYLAWKKKNIYIAIVVHCLCNAVSTIGFIAILLG, from the coding sequence ATGAAGCATCAGGATAGTTCCGTACAACGCCAAATAGAATCAGAAAGTCATAACGTTCGTGATCAATTAAGCATGCGCAAGGTACTTCTGCTTATTTTTCTACCAACTTCAATATTAACTATAGTTTATTTATTGGTAGGTCATGTAATGGGCGATACGCTTCCAACCATTTTAATATTTCTACTCTTAGCGATGATCATTCTCTTTCCCATCCAGCTTTTTGTTGTCGTACAGTCAAGTAAGAAAGAGTATGGAAGTTATTCATTAAAAAGCGCATTCTCCAATCACCAAAAACTAAAATGGTGGAAGGTCTTACTATACGCTTCTTTCCTTTGGGGGTTTGCAGGTCTTATGAGCGTCACCATTGCCCCATTGGAAGTTATGCTTTTTGCGCCGATTTCAGAGCAAATGTTCAACATCTTACCACCGTATTTTGACTGGGTAAATATCGATTATGGACAAAACTATTCAAGGAACATTTTGCTGCTTACTTGTGTTATTATTTTCATCCTAAATGTCTTTATTGGCCCAATCGTCGAAGAGTTATTTTTTCGAGGTTATCTTACATCAAAAATGAGTAGATTCAAAAACTATACACCATTGATCGTAACAGTATTGTTTTCTTTGTACCATTTATGGCTTCCCTTTAATAATTTGTTTAGGATTATTGCATTTTTCCCTGCATTCTATTTAGCTTGGAAAAAGAAGAATATTTACATTGCCATCGTAGTTCACTGTCTATGTAATGCCGTTTCGACCATTGGTTTCATCGCTATTTTGTTAGGTTGA
- the clpP gene encoding ATP-dependent Clp endopeptidase proteolytic subunit ClpP, producing MTTIPYVIEQTSRGERSYDIYSRLLKDRIIMVSGEIDDPLANSIVAQLLFLAADNPDKGISLYINSPGGSTTAGFAIFDTMQHVKAEITTICTGMAASFGAMLLLAGTKGKRYALPNSEIMIHQPLGGARGQATDLEISAKRILKLREHLNNIIAERTGRSVEKVAVDTDRDFFMSANEAKEYGIIDDIIK from the coding sequence ATGACTACTATTCCTTATGTGATTGAACAGACTAGCCGTGGTGAACGTTCCTATGATATTTATTCCCGATTACTAAAGGACCGAATTATTATGGTCAGTGGTGAAATCGACGATCCTTTGGCAAACAGTATTGTCGCCCAGCTCTTATTTTTAGCTGCCGATAATCCGGATAAGGGAATTTCGCTCTATATTAATAGTCCGGGTGGTTCGACTACGGCAGGTTTTGCGATTTTTGATACAATGCAACATGTAAAAGCAGAGATTACAACGATTTGTACGGGAATGGCGGCATCATTTGGGGCAATGCTGTTACTAGCAGGAACAAAGGGGAAGCGGTATGCTCTTCCGAATAGTGAAATCATGATCCATCAACCACTAGGGGGAGCCCGTGGCCAAGCGACGGATTTGGAGATTTCTGCAAAGCGGATTTTAAAACTTCGAGAGCATCTAAATAACATTATTGCAGAAAGAACCGGTCGGTCTGTGGAAAAAGTGGCCGTTGATACAGACCGAGATTTCTTCATGAGTGCCAATGAAGCAAAGGAATACGGGATTATTGACGACATTATAAAGTAG
- a CDS encoding DMT family transporter: MRFSGVGLVMLAAICWGISGGIAAILMNKGWDPIVISLYRGAVGFICFFAWFLFRFRENWIFSTRLYIWSLLAGLGVAGNFTFYFVSIQASSIAVAATLMYTAPLFVLLISFLLRIERSTWFKWGCISSVLMGILLLTGAYNTDSITVSFLGMATGLASGLSYALFIFGFKNASSIGKPQTTLTIAFLSLCLILFLFTDNDEVASVVTSSDIGWFLLLGIVGAGVSFIFYMIGIRWTPPTTASMVAMVEPVTASLFGVLLLGDHLTIIQLLGMVLILVTITVLSRKRPTEKVYDHPAN, translated from the coding sequence ATGAGATTTTCTGGGGTAGGGTTAGTTATGCTGGCCGCGATTTGCTGGGGCATTAGTGGTGGAATTGCCGCTATTTTAATGAACAAGGGCTGGGATCCTATTGTGATTTCACTTTACCGAGGGGCTGTTGGATTTATATGTTTTTTCGCGTGGTTTCTCTTTCGCTTTAGAGAAAATTGGATCTTCTCTACTCGTTTATACATATGGTCCCTATTGGCGGGTCTTGGTGTTGCTGGAAATTTCACTTTTTATTTTGTAAGTATCCAAGCCTCAAGCATTGCTGTTGCCGCCACTTTAATGTACACCGCACCTTTGTTCGTCCTTTTAATATCCTTTTTATTACGAATAGAACGTTCGACTTGGTTTAAATGGGGCTGCATTTCCAGTGTACTTATGGGGATTCTCCTGCTTACAGGTGCCTACAATACCGATTCGATTACAGTGAGTTTTCTAGGGATGGCAACGGGGCTTGCTTCTGGACTTTCCTACGCTTTATTTATATTCGGGTTTAAAAATGCCTCTTCTATCGGAAAGCCGCAGACCACCTTAACTATCGCTTTTTTATCACTTTGTCTCATCCTATTTCTTTTTACTGACAATGATGAAGTAGCTAGTGTGGTGACGTCAAGCGACATAGGATGGTTTCTTCTATTAGGGATCGTGGGTGCTGGAGTTTCATTTATATTTTATATGATTGGCATTCGATGGACTCCCCCGACAACTGCTTCGATGGTTGCTATGGTAGAGCCTGTGACAGCTTCATTATTTGGCGTTCTGCTTCTCGGAGATCATTTGACTATCATTCAACTTCTTGGAATGGTGCTCATCCTGGTTACGATCACTGTACTTAGTAGGAAGCGTCCGACTGAAAAAGTTTATGACCATCCAGCAAACTAA
- the helD gene encoding RNA polymerase recycling motor HelD, with amino-acid sequence MNSELQQEQKRVDRVMETITEEIHRLEDETAKSKNEVVQIRKHFWDEVKVSTDTFDDYLETIIGLRQEAQALSVSQSTHRHASKRLSTLRRMQEVPYFGRIDFVEEGNATDEKFYIGISSLQDINGEDFLIYDWRAPVSSVYYDYQPGPAKYETPGGTIEGVLEKKWQYLIRRGVLQSLFDTSLTIGDEILQQVLGKGTDKQMHNIVATIQQEQNQIIRHDRGRLLIVQGAAGSGKTSAAMQRIAYLLYKYRDHLNADQIILFSPNSLFSSYVSNVLPELGEENMQQVTFQEYLNHRLGEEFQVENPYEQLEYVLTATTTPSYRSRLISIRFKASTRFFEAIQSYRQSLELSGMQFKDITFRGKPIVTAQQIAERFYSHDTFLRFHNRLEKLKDWLLGKIREVQKVEKNKSWVQDEIELLSNEEYHKAHRYLAEKRGFKREAIADYEMEPTALAQLIVRQKLKPLQKRVRAFRFIDFKGMYKQLFFDPLEIERLIGETPARWTEICQTTLEMLDEDKLFYEDATPFLLLKELIQGFQTNSSIKHIVVDEAQDYSPFQFEFLRRLFPAAKMTVLGDFNQAIFAHANEMVDFNTLSSLYGLDETKLINITRSYRSTKPIIEFTRRLVPNGDKIVPFEREGEKPVLNQVADHVELHSSIASKVAELQNLGLNSIAIICKSAEESMTAYEALSGIDEIKLLKSNSSEYEQGVVVVPTYLSKGIEFDAVIIYDASKLAYGDESLRRVFYTACTRAMHYLFLYSVGEPSPFLQKGLQEGFIKA; translated from the coding sequence ATGAATTCGGAACTTCAGCAGGAGCAAAAACGAGTAGACCGTGTAATGGAGACAATTACGGAGGAAATACACAGATTGGAAGACGAAACTGCCAAGAGTAAGAACGAAGTGGTTCAGATCCGCAAGCACTTTTGGGATGAAGTCAAGGTGAGTACGGATACCTTTGATGATTACCTTGAGACTATTATCGGCTTACGGCAAGAGGCACAAGCTCTGTCGGTTAGCCAAAGCACTCATAGGCATGCCTCAAAGCGTTTATCCACGCTGCGCCGAATGCAAGAGGTTCCCTATTTTGGAAGGATTGATTTTGTCGAAGAAGGAAATGCAACTGATGAAAAATTCTATATTGGTATCTCTTCCCTTCAGGATATTAATGGAGAAGATTTCCTGATCTACGACTGGAGGGCTCCTGTCTCAAGCGTCTACTACGATTACCAGCCTGGTCCGGCCAAATATGAAACACCTGGAGGCACAATTGAAGGTGTCTTGGAGAAAAAGTGGCAATACCTTATTCGTAGAGGTGTTCTTCAATCGCTGTTTGATACGAGTCTCACCATTGGAGACGAGATTTTACAACAGGTTTTGGGTAAAGGTACCGACAAACAAATGCACAATATCGTAGCGACCATTCAACAAGAGCAAAACCAGATCATCCGTCATGACCGCGGGAGGCTATTGATTGTACAAGGTGCAGCAGGAAGTGGGAAAACATCGGCTGCGATGCAGCGAATTGCTTATTTGCTCTACAAATATCGAGATCATCTGAATGCTGACCAAATCATTCTGTTTTCTCCTAATTCCTTGTTTAGTAGTTACGTGTCCAATGTACTGCCAGAACTTGGTGAAGAGAATATGCAACAGGTCACATTTCAGGAATACTTGAATCATCGTCTGGGTGAAGAGTTTCAAGTTGAAAATCCTTACGAGCAATTGGAATATGTTTTAACTGCGACGACTACGCCTTCGTACAGGTCAAGGCTTATCAGTATCCGATTTAAAGCATCTACTCGATTTTTTGAGGCGATCCAATCCTATAGACAGTCACTAGAATTATCAGGAATGCAATTTAAGGACATTACCTTCAGAGGGAAGCCGATTGTTACTGCACAACAAATAGCAGAACGTTTTTACAGTCATGATACCTTTCTCCGCTTTCATAATCGACTTGAAAAATTGAAGGATTGGCTACTTGGAAAAATAAGAGAAGTCCAAAAGGTGGAAAAAAATAAGTCATGGGTACAGGATGAAATCGAGCTGCTTAGCAACGAAGAATACCATAAGGCACATCGTTACTTAGCGGAAAAACGAGGCTTTAAACGAGAGGCGATTGCAGACTATGAGATGGAACCAACGGCGCTTGCCCAATTGATTGTTCGCCAAAAATTGAAGCCGTTACAAAAACGCGTCCGAGCATTTCGTTTCATTGATTTTAAGGGGATGTATAAGCAGCTCTTTTTTGATCCGCTCGAGATCGAACGTTTGATCGGGGAAACACCAGCAAGGTGGACGGAAATTTGTCAAACGACGCTAGAAATGCTAGATGAAGATAAACTATTTTACGAGGACGCTACGCCGTTTTTACTTTTGAAAGAGCTGATCCAAGGATTTCAAACGAACAGTTCGATCAAACACATTGTTGTTGATGAGGCCCAGGATTATTCCCCGTTTCAATTTGAGTTTTTAAGGCGTTTGTTTCCAGCGGCAAAGATGACAGTGCTTGGCGACTTTAATCAGGCGATATTCGCCCATGCTAATGAAATGGTCGATTTCAACACACTTAGCAGCCTTTACGGATTGGATGAAACGAAATTGATCAATATTACAAGAAGTTACCGATCTACCAAACCAATCATTGAATTTACACGAAGACTTGTTCCTAATGGAGATAAGATTGTTCCTTTTGAACGTGAAGGCGAGAAACCCGTGCTTAACCAAGTCGCCGATCACGTAGAATTGCACAGCAGCATTGCTTCCAAAGTCGCGGAATTACAAAATCTTGGGCTAAATAGTATTGCGATCATATGCAAATCTGCGGAGGAAAGTATGACTGCCTATGAAGCTTTGTCTGGCATTGATGAAATAAAACTCTTAAAGAGCAACTCGAGTGAATATGAGCAAGGAGTTGTAGTAGTACCAACGTATTTGTCCAAGGGGATCGAATTCGATGCCGTCATCATTTATGATGCATCTAAGCTTGCATACGGTGATGAGAGCTTACGCAGAGTTTTCTACACTGCCTGCACTAGAGCTATGCATTATTTGTTTCTTTACAGCGTAGGAGAACCGAGCCCATTTTTACAAAAGGGATTGCAGGAAGGTTTCATCAAAGCTTGA
- a CDS encoding DUF6544 family protein has protein sequence MSNYRLQHYIKWQSMDLVTAIAIFTKKKIDVTGIFHFDETGKFIRLETDDCYYNEKGSLPLV, from the coding sequence ATCTCTAACTATAGATTACAACATTATATTAAGTGGCAATCCATGGATTTAGTAACTGCAATAGCAATATTTACTAAAAAGAAAATAGATGTTACGGGTATCTTTCATTTTGATGAGACAGGAAAGTTTATTCGTCTTGAAACGGATGATTGTTACTATAATGAAAAAGGCTCACTTCCCCTTGTGTGA
- a CDS encoding LysR substrate-binding domain-containing protein, translated as MIDNTANILEKLLDNKIDFAFISKKMNLSKFNYQPLFQDKISAYCSIEQKEKYKEITSITQLENETLLFREHGSHTRECVEEYFNKIQFTPSNIFELSTNEAIKQAILNNNGIGYLSSTTVRIELKHNLLFKLPFTEECQREFSIISPKGKHTSPIMLYIQLFFNEKHKKVFIESRKSNGTRN; from the coding sequence ATGATAGACAATACAGCAAATATACTTGAGAAACTACTAGATAATAAAATTGACTTTGCCTTCATCTCTAAAAAGATGAATCTCTCAAAGTTTAACTATCAACCACTATTTCAAGATAAAATAAGCGCCTATTGTTCAATAGAGCAAAAAGAAAAATATAAGGAAATAACTTCTATTACACAGTTAGAAAATGAAACGCTTCTCTTTAGAGAACATGGATCACATACTAGAGAGTGTGTGGAAGAATATTTTAATAAGATACAATTTACTCCGAGTAACATTTTTGAATTAAGTACAAATGAGGCAATAAAACAAGCTATTTTAAATAACAACGGAATTGGCTATCTTTCATCTACAACAGTCCGCATAGAATTAAAACATAACCTATTATTTAAACTACCGTTTACAGAGGAATGTCAAAGAGAGTTTTCAATCATTTCACCAAAGGGAAAACACACTTCACCCATTATGCTTTATATTCAGCTCTTTTTTAACGAAAAACATAAGAAGGTTTTCATAGAGAGTAGAAAAAGTAATGGAACTCGTAATTGA
- the dinD gene encoding DNA damage-inducible protein D gives MSDIEKYNNETFEYWKQINEFGDDFWYARDIQKILQYKEWRNFIKVIEKAQEACDGSGNDVSDHFVEVNKMIDLGKGAKREVNDIMLSRYACYLIVQNADPKKEVIAIGQTYFAVQTRKQELQEQFETMNETKKRLAIRNELKEHNKSLAEAAKSAGVNTPIDYAVFQNHGYKGLYGGLGAKEIHERKELKKNQQILDHMGSTELAANLFRATQTDEKLRRDNIKGKINANQTHFEVGAKVRQTIHELGGTMPEDLPTPEKSIKQIEKLERKTKISEKD, from the coding sequence ATGTCGGATATTGAAAAATATAATAATGAAACGTTTGAATATTGGAAACAAATAAATGAGTTTGGTGACGACTTTTGGTATGCAAGAGATATACAAAAGATATTACAATATAAGGAATGGAGAAACTTTATAAAAGTTATAGAGAAAGCACAAGAAGCATGTGATGGCAGTGGGAATGATGTTTCTGATCATTTTGTTGAAGTCAACAAAATGATCGATTTGGGCAAAGGAGCAAAACGTGAGGTTAATGATATCATGTTATCTCGTTATGCTTGTTATCTAATCGTACAAAATGCTGATCCTAAGAAAGAGGTAATAGCGATAGGACAGACGTACTTTGCTGTACAAACACGTAAACAAGAATTACAAGAGCAATTCGAAACAATGAATGAAACTAAAAAACGTCTTGCAATTAGAAATGAGCTAAAAGAACACAATAAATCATTAGCAGAAGCGGCCAAAAGTGCAGGAGTAAATACACCAATAGATTATGCGGTTTTTCAAAATCACGGTTATAAAGGCCTTTATGGCGGGTTAGGTGCTAAGGAAATTCATGAGAGAAAAGAATTAAAGAAAAATCAACAAATTTTGGATCATATGGGGAGTACAGAGCTTGCAGCTAATCTTTTTCGAGCTACTCAAACGGATGAAAAATTGCGTAGGGATAACATAAAAGGAAAAATAAATGCTAACCAAACTCATTTTGAAGTTGGTGCAAAAGTGAGGCAGACAATACATGAACTTGGTGGGACGATGCCAGAAGATTTGCCAACACCTGAGAAAAGCATAAAACAAATTGAAAAGTTGGAACGAAAAACCAAGATAAGTGAAAAAGACTAA